The genomic region TGCTCTTACAAATTAGACCAGTAACTCACCACTTCTCCATGTACACAGTACTTACATGTACCATAGAGAACAAGTTTGTTTATACATCTAAAGCTAAATCAGCTTTTCGGCAATACCAGCTTTGATTAGATCCCAAAAGCCTAATTTTTCAATTGCACTAATGAGCTATGAATAAATCAAAATGATCCACTTCAACCTTTGCTGTTTGTCATGTCCAAATAGGTCTTATGGAAAACTCATGGTGTACCTTGAGCCCAGAAGATATTTTATCTTTTAGACTCTATTTGTGTGAAATTAATTTTCTATTTTAATTCCCAGTTGTCATCAAAATAGTTGCATGTGGTAGTTACAAAACTGAACATCACTGTTGTTTGTCTCATTCACAGGAAATGCTCTCAGCACTGTCAAGTCTAATGACAATGTCAAGGTTTTCACTGTCAGAGGGACATCCTTTGAGCCCGCTGAGGTGGAGGGAGGCAGTGCTACATCAGAGGAAGGTAGCTCCAGTACTAACCATGCACTGATACACACCCGAAAAGCACACATACAAAAGCCATTGTTCTTGTTTATCattctaaaataaaaaaataaaaattcctGGCTGGATAACATATTTGTCAGGGTATAGTTAAAAGCAAGGAGACATGAGACAGTTTGTCCCTGAGATGCAGTTTATTTAATATGATCCTCTGATGTTTCCtcatgtgttgttgtttgtttatttcaGTTGCTGCGTCCGCTCCTGCTGGGATGTCCGAGTGGCTGGAAGCGTCCTTGACCAAGAGTGACCGTCCAGAGCTGACCAGTGCAAAGGTTGTGGTGTCCGGAGGTGAGAGACACCTAATTTCATGCTATTTGCTTTTACTTGACAAatgaattcaaatcaaatcaaatcaaatttatttatatagcccttcgtacatcagctgatatctcaaagtgctgtacagaaacccagcctaaaaccccaaacagcaagcaatgcaggtgtagaagcacggtggctaggaaaaactccctagaaaagccaaaacctaggaagaaacctagagaggaaccaggctatgtggggtggccagtcctcttctggctgtgccgggtagagattataacagaacatggccaagatgttcaaatgttcataaatgaccagcatggtcgaataataataaggcagaacagttgaaactggagcagcagcacggccaggtggactggggacagcaaggagtcatcatgtcaagtagtcctggggcatggtcctagggccgcggttcagttgaaactggagcagcagcacggccaggtggaatTGATGTGTATGCCAAATGTTTAAAGAAATCATTACTGTCTTGCCCTTCTTTTAGGAAGGGGCCTGAAGAGTGGAGACAACTTCAAGCTGCTGTATGACCTTGCTGACAAAATGAATGCCGCAGGTAAGTGTGTGATTAGAATGAGTCTTTGAATGTTGACCTGCATATACAAATGCAAGTTCTGCATTTGAATAcgtagctaggtcttcatctaaTTGGTGACAGACTTTCATGCAAATACTTTTGAATCTGCATAAAGAAAACatgtgcattttcccaccagtgttGTGTTTCCACCAAATAGATTTTTTGCAGATAAAGATCAGTGCGTGATGATGTAGTGCACATACAtttcatgtaccgaataaaaatctGAAGTTTAATATGTTTCCATCGCTTTTCCAATTCTaccgatagttttgtcacaaactgttgcattaaatagcaaatgtgcctactctggtttTAGCACGTGTACTCCAGCCAACAACTGGCAGATAGTGTTGGTAGGCTGTGCTGCTAGGTTAGTCtacatgagattattatggataacaTATTATGGATagaacatttttatttgtcaaatggcagtcaagcatcgatcatcatgtcaccagaataagaccctcaatatttattggaaaggagtaTCAAGATCACCAtccactttcaccaccctgtgaagttcatcatcacatatttaatctgtagcctaataaactgcatggtttcctgagtcgtagtgataggaccacacaccatatgattgttattatatcaatatttgcgcataaaggcactgccatttctcacataatgaattttaccgacacaaaaagatcccaccatgtcgaacgaacAAATGATCTGCCGGCATTTATACAATTTTACCGAAATGTCCTGTTACCATCATAGCTGTCGTGATTTTTTTTTATACGGTATGACTTAGCAATTAAAATATTGGTGAAGAAATTTGATTGACAGCAGTAAAGTAGGTTTGAATTGATTCTCCCCACAGTTGGTGCTTCCAGAGCTGCTGTGGATGCTGGATATGTCCCCAATGACATGCAGGTTGGACAGACTGGCAAGATCGTGGCCCCCGTAAGTGACAAACTCAAGATAATTTAACATTCATCCTATTCTTTGATAGGCAATGTTGTGTTCACAATGGTGTATTCTGTATTGATATTGCACAATTATTCAAGATAAACCTTTTGTGGAAACATGGGTGTATACTTACAACAAAATAAATCTGAAAATGCGTAGATATAATTTCTGAGTTTCCCACCCAGTATTGATTATTGTGCAAGTTGCTCGCAGCTTGACAAAGGCCTGTTACTTTAGATGCAAACACAATTCCTTGAATTCAGTGTTCTAAAGATGGATCCCTTAGCCCCTTTTAAAAAGGTTAAATTCCCATTATCCGGTTCAAATGGGATATCCCAGCTGTGATTATCCACACATTTGAAATGTAGTTAATGGCACATTTATGCACCTAAATGATTTAGCTGATCCATTAGAGAGCAGAGCACAGTGCAGTGGGTATCTGCTCAGAGCCACAGACCAGGCCATTCTGCCCAAATTGGATTTTGCTAATGTTTTGACAAGCTTGTCACATTTGGGCTAAAAGcccatttattgtttttgttttgtttatgaaACATACTCTGCTATACTATCGCTCGTGCAATGATGTCTGAGGGGAAAAAACAGTGTTCGTTGTTTGAAGTAACACCATTGTCACAAACAGATGTGGCAGTTTCACCATTACGGATTCCAGCTTTAATGTATTACATCAAATTTTAATGGCAGTATTTTTATCCTGCTCATATTTGTCAGTCAGTTATTCATAGTCCTCATGCAAACCATTCAGAGGATTCAAGTATTAAATGGTAATTTTTGATCGCTACCTTCCGGCATTGTTAGGACAGAAGAACGATGTCATATAAGTGTCAATGTCTGTCTGACATCTTTTTTATTTGACAAATGTCCCCTTGAATAGCACAAAACTGTGTTCCTTCTTGTTATGTGTATTTGAATGATCCACTTTTGACAGGAGGAATATTTAGCTAATCAACTATCCACTATTGAACTGCTCCAGTTATAGTTTTTCTGAAATGAAATTTGACATTTAGTGTTTCTGTCAGTATGTATTCATAGCTTTTGcatatttacagtggggcaaaaaagtatttagtcagccaccaattgtgcaaattctcctactgaaaaagatgaggcctgttattttcatcataggtacacttcaactatgacagacaaaatgagaaaaaaaaatccagaaaatcacattgtaggatttttaatgaatttatttgcaaattatggtggaaaataagtatttggtcaataacaaaagtttatctcaatactttgttatataccctttgttggcaatgacagaggtcaaacgttttctgtaagtcttcacaaggttttcacacacacttgctggtattttggcccattcctccatgcagatcttctctagagcagtgatgttttggggctgttgctgggcaacacggactttcaactccctccaaagattttctatggggttgagatctggagactggcgaggccactccaggaccttgaaatgcttcttatgaagccactccttcgttgcccgggcagtgtgtttgggatcattgtcatgctgaaagacccagccacgtttcatcttcaatgcccttgctgatggtaggctttgttactttggtcccagctctctgcaggttattcacgaggtccccccatgtggttctgggatttttgcttaccgttcttgtgatcattttgacgccccggggtgagatcttgcgtggagcaccagatcgagggagattatcagtggtcttgtatgtcttccatttcctaataattgctcccacattgctcccacagttgatttcttcaaaccaaactgcttacctattgcagattcagtcttcccagcctggtgcaggtctacaattttgtttctggtgtcctttgacagctctttggtcttggccatagtggagtttggagtgtgactgttttaggttgtggacaggtgtcttttatactgataacaagttcaaacaggtgccattaatacaggtaccgagtggaggacagaggagcctcttaaagaagaagttacaggtttgtgagagccagaaatcttgcttgtttgtaggtgactaattacttattttccatcataatttgcaaataaattcagaaaaaatcctacaatgtgattttctggatttgttttcctcattttgtatgtcatagttgaagtgtacctatgatgaaaattacaggcctctctcatcttaagtgggagaatttgcacaattggtggctgactaaatacttctttgccccactgtatgtatatcaAAGAATTGTCACACTAGCATTCAGTAGCCTAAAGTCTTTATAAGACTGTCTTCACCCTACTGTCCTGACGTTTACAGACAGTGTGCCGCTGTATTGTTTATGTAATCTAAGCTGTGGGGTGTCATGCCTGAGCAACGTTTCAGACGAGTACCACATTCGGATAACAGCTTGGCAACGGAGCAGCCAGGTTGTCATGTTgcggtctttttttttttttttatcggcTAACAATAGCATCACCACAGTTGAACGACTAGCTACCAATACAATCATGTTCCTTGCAGGGAGTTGCTTTCACACCTGAGGGAATGCTGGGTGTGAAATAGCAGGCTGAAACAGTGCTTTATGCCCTGTCTAGCCTTCTAATTGAAAATGCAAAGCTGCTAGAAGAGCTTAAAGAGACTAACTCTGAGAAGATTCTCCAAATAGGTTAGACATTGCACTCTTGCTAGTACctttttgttttagtttttttattttaatcttTTTTTATGTACTCTGATCTTTCCATACAGTGATACTACAACATGTTTTGTGGTGATTCTATCTCTGCAAGGACAGTACACTTGCTGGATAGGACAGTGCCTCTCATGGTGAAATATTGGTCCTCACTTCCAGTCGTTGGCAGACTTGTGTTCATAAATTGATGTTCTGCTCCTCTGAGACTACTCCAATAACATTAAGTAGCACTGAAATATTAATATGGCAGTGCATTACGCTGAAAGCTTCTGATGTGTTTTCCCCATAGGTGAGGTGGATGCTTGGGAGGGTCCTACACTCtgctacaccccccccccccagcactcTCCCTCTGAGAGACTACACAGACCTGGTCAGGGTCAGCACTAGAACAGCTCCATACTCTAACCCAGGACTGTCCTGCAATAAGTTGCATTTGTACTAGGGTGCCAATGATGACCTTAGTGGTGTCGTGATGGTTTTCTGGAGATTGATGGAAAGTTATTCAATAAATATTGTAGGCCCACATATTATACTACTGGTATTGAGTCCGTTGCAGGCATTCCTACAGTAAGGTGTCTTACCTGTGTTCAGCAGCCTGAAACAACTGGGACTACACAGATGTGGCGGTCCACCAAGCGCTTGTATTATGCTGATACAGTTTGTTTTGTCATCGTGTTGTCTCTGTAGGAGTTGTACATCGCTGTTGGCATCTCTGGAGCTATTCAGCATCTGGCTGGGATGAAGGACAGCAAGGTACAGTACAGTTACCATTCTTACTTGTTTCTTCCCTGTCCCTTTATACCAGAACGTTCTGTCATGTATACAGAGTAGGCATGCTGCATTATTTATGAAACACATTCTGCTTTGCACTACAGACTATTGTGGCCATCAACAAGGACCCAGAGGCTCCCATCTTCCAGGTGGCAGACTATGGTCTGGTGGCTGATCTGTTCAAGGTGAGATAGTAGGCCGACTGTGTTGGAGGAATATTCACCCATGAGGAAACATTACCAAACACTCTTGCCATGACTGAAACTAACCCAACACTGGGTTAGCTTTCAGCACAGCGCTGACTAGATGATCAGCAAGACACCGGCATTTCAATAACCAAGAAATGACAACAGTGCCAATCAGAATATTACATTCACTATTTCCCTGATCAGTGTTGCAAGAGCCATTATTATTCCACCTAATGGAAATGTGTTGAATTATTGAGGTGCTGAATTAATCACAGGTGAGTTGTGGCCAGAGCTTGCTGTTGTGTAGAGATACAACAGCGCTCCTTCAAACCATAAGTTCTCATGTATTATTTTCTCTTCCCTTGTGCCATTACTTTACATCCTCAGCTGCCCTCTAATGTCTGGCTGGCACATATGGCCAGTGTGTCAGAGGGTTGCCATACTCTTGAACAAGAGGGCCCGTGCTTTCGGTGAAAGTGTATTAGCATTTattttcatgtgtgtgtaatgttgttcATCTTTTATTTACTATGGAGGTGGCGGTGTGTGAGAGGCCCAGGTGTTATGGGGAAACTCCATAAAAGTGATTGGTAATAATAGCTCGTGGCAGCAGAGTTGTAAGCTGATAACCAGCAGGTCACATGTGATCACTCCTCGGATAACTCATTCAAATGTATggtctttctcctcttccttcaaTTGAAAACTGATCTGTGGGACATACTCGACTCGGGCGCTACTGATACTGATAAACTATATGTCATTCGGCAGGCAACCCCGCTCATGTCCCTTTGATCAGTTACTCTCAGAAAATGAAATAGTTTATCAATGACTTGATCTTAAATGGTGTCACCCCAAACTGTGAGACTCAACACTTACATTTATCTAAAAGTTCAACCTTCCATTTCCATGTCGCAAGCACACATTGTGTCAACCTTGCTAGATATGCCTGGTTAGGGGGTGCAACCATCTTAAACTActctgttttgtctttgtctcacTAGGCTGTCCCTGAGATGACTGCAGCTTTGAGCAAGTGAGCCAAAATTCAGCTCAACAGCCATACCTTCACTACCTGGGTACCAAGACCACATGGTTACAGCTCTCCTACAATCTCTGCCTTAATGTTTCTGGAGCTACTTTTCTGGGAACACTAATAATGTTATCATCCTCCTTCCTAAATGGAAACAGAACAACACTGTTTATAAACTGTACATGTGTTTTTATGGACTTAGCTATGATAATGCCACAAATAATGTTTTGCTTACCTGGCGTAGGTGATATTTTTGTTCCCTGTTAATGCATATTTTGTAATATGTATTTAACGTAGCGTCACAATAAAGGCAATCTTCAGGAAGTCTAAACCTGCCTCACTAATGCACTTTTATTAATGTGTAGTCCCCCGAAAGGTCTTGGTATCAATGATACAACTGACTGTAAATGACTGTTCTTTTACCACGTTTGCTTTTAATTGCTTTTACTCTGCACTGAATTCCCTTCATGATCAATTTACAAAATGCCTGTTGACATTTAAGTGCACAGGATTAGATTGCCATGTCTGAAAGCAGATATTTTTAAAGGTCCATGCTATAATACTTTATCTtctgaccaacactttacataacATCTTCAATTACAAATCCCTTGAGATTTGGTAGCTGAAACATCACTCAATTGTCTGGCTTAAAAATATTTTGTCATATCATTTGAGTACAAACTTTAGCATTGATAATGTAGAAAGACAAAGGTAAGAAATAAGCTGAGAACACAGCTCAACACAGAACACAGATCAAATGTACCCTGCATTAGTCCGATCAGAGAGGACTGTACTTAATGTTGAGGTCGAGAGACTCCAGGTTGAATTTCAGTATGGTTTGTTTATAAAATGTCTGATTAGTGTGGCTCATGACATCATAATATGATTGCCAGTTAGTAGTTGTTTTGTGATCAGTCTAGTGTCTCCAATCCCTAAGCAAGTATatcagacaaacaaacaaaccacccagttccacccacacacacccagcccCATCGCTAAATGATATCACATTCAAAAGCATCAGAGCCAGTCACATTTCTGCTGAGCCCTGCTACCTCAGAGCTTGGGCTAATGTCCTAATGCTGGTTTCTTTTGGTGACTCCATATACTCATTTATAGTGGCACTTCCTGATAGTTGTTCAGTGCCTGCTCACTAAGGCATGTTTCCCTGTCTTCAATGGACGATGGGCTGTGCTGGCAGAGCTGCCATTCACAGTTCCAAGGTGCTTTTGGCAATGAGGAAGATGGCTGTATGCCAGTGGAGGATGCCTCTGAGTTCATGCCTTTAGTTTTAGTCAGTGAGTTTCAGGAGGGTATTTGAGGAGTGAATCAGTGCTGGCTAAGAGATACAGTACCACCTGTAGCCCTTTCCTATGTCTCAGGCAGGCTGCTGACAGGGGCATCTGCCTGAGACAGCCTGTACTTCTCCTCCATGAAAGGCTCCCTGGCCTGCAGGTGGATGAGAGGCTTGGTGTGGAAGCCTCTGCGGCTCTCCTTGTTCCTCTTGTTGTAGATGTTGAGCCTGTGCTCCAGCTCAGGGCTGGTCTTGGCGGAGCCAGCAGGGCTGGGCAGTTTGAGGTTGACAGGGTCCAAGCCCTTCTGTCCCAGACAGGAGTCCTCAGACAGGGAGGAGAGCAGCTCCTGCACCACGGCGCTGGGGTGTCCTCTGGGGCCAGGCTGTGTTCCCAAGCCCAGGGCCAGGGGGCTGCAGTAGGGCGGGGGGTAACAGCGCTGGCCGCTGTAGGAGTCTGTGGAGGTGGAGGCCTCGCGGACGGTGGAGCTGCAGTCGGTGTTGGAGCCCAGGGTGTGGCTACTTATACTGTGCTGGTGGGCGCTGAAGCTGGAGCGAGAGCGGGACACGGTGGTGTTGGAGGCCTCGCTCACAGAGCTACCCGTCCGCTGCAGACAGCTGGACGCTGCATCTGCACTCACCAGAGACGAGGGCAGCTGGCTGGGGTTATTGGGCAGGTGCACGTCTATGGCTGCAGTGGTGATGACACGAGCTGGGTCTGGGATCCCAACATCTACAAGAATCACAAACATCTTGGACTCAACACATGATCCTGCTGACTGACCGCAAAGTACACAAACAAACCTGTGAGGGTGTAGACAATTGTTTATTCTTACCACTGCTTGCCTCACTGTAGTACTGGCTGATGTAGTTGTTCATGTCATCTTGAACTACATGATCTGAAAGAAATAAGAAACAAAATAGGTATGTACTTTTTCTTAAACAACTGAATGAGTTAGATGTTTGGTACCCTTATCTAATAGAGCTTGTGACAGTCTATTCCCATGTTTGTTCTGTAAAGATCTCCCAGAATGCATCAGTCAGATATTCCTGACCAGAAGGTTGAACACATAGGAAGCAAGGTAAGGAATGTAAAAAGAGGTGAGGTGGTGGGTAGAAGGGCCTGTGGCTGGCATCTCTGACCTGTCACAGTTTACCTCTAAGTGCCATCCCCATTCCCTCAGGACCACTAGACAGATGGGTTTTATTTATGTTTCTTCCAAGAAGGCAGGGGATGCTCGGACTAAAATGTGGCGTCAGAGACAATCACTCTGCGATTAATAACACATGAGCATGTGAGGACCACTTAAAAGGCTGcagtctgacacagcctctctgtGAAACCTCAGATATatagcagagagaggagcagggtgaTTTATGTCTTTACTAAaggaaagtgctttgtttctcctgtctcctgcaaCTTATGATCTGTCTCCCTTTGAAAGTTTTATGGCTCCTGTATTCATTGGAGTGTTTGTTCAGAATTTTAAAGACTTATGTTTTGATAATATTTCAGTACCCCCATGCCAGTATGTATGCCAGTCACCCTGCCTTCCTTCTCCTGAGACATGAAAACAAACAGTAGGTTTAGGCGGATGTTCTCCTCATGATTAAATCCGATGGCGGGCTATAGGCGAGGCGGCTTTTAAAGGCAATGAAAAACAATTGGAAATTGCCATTAAAAGGCCCTGAAAAGTCATTCTGAAAAGTACTTTTTCTCTCATGGCTAACTACCAGGAAGTTTGAAGAGACAGGTTGAGTGGGCAGGGAGCTTATATTGAAGAGCTCGCCTAcactgacagctctttgaaactCCTATGTCAAGCAACTTGGATGCAGTGAGCAACTAATTTGTTGATACACAAAGCAACTAAAAAAACATTGAAATTGCTTCAATGATGCCAATTTGATTAATACATTCCTGTTTGATATGTCTCTTGTGATGCAGTTCACAGCAGTACTGACGAATGTGTTGTCATGACAACTGTCAGAGTTTTGAAAGACCCTCCCCCCTCCTTTGTTCCATGCTGGTTGAAGACCCAGCaaaccagtaactagctaacaccagagaCAGATGAAGACCCAGCaaaccagtaactagctaacaccagagaCAGATGAAGACCCAGCTAACCAGTAACtaggtaacaccagagacagatgaagacccagctaaccagtaactagctaacaccagacacagatgaagacccaGCTAACCAGTAACTAGcgaacaccagacacagatgaagacctagctagccagtaactagctaacaccagacacagataaaGACCCAGCTAGCCAGTAACAAggtaacaccagacacagatgaagacccagctaaccagtaactagctaacaccagacacagatgaagacccagctaaccagtaactagctaacaccagacacagatgaagacctagctaaccagtaactagctaacaccagacacagatgaagacccagctaaccagtaactagctaacaccagacacagatgaagacccagctaaccagtaactagctaacaccagacacagatgaagacctagctaaccAGTAACTAggtaaca from Oncorhynchus masou masou isolate Uvic2021 chromosome 22, UVic_Omas_1.1, whole genome shotgun sequence harbors:
- the etfa gene encoding electron transfer flavoprotein subunit alpha, mitochondrial, which codes for MLRAVNKTHFKQLSGLLQRFQSTLVVAEHNNDKLTPITLNAITAAKKLGGDVSCLVAGTDCTKVAQEISKVLGVKTVLIAQNDAYKGSLPEALTPLILATQKQFNFTHICAGASAFGKNLLPRLAAKLDVAPISDIIEIKSPDTFVRTIYAGNALSTVKSNDNVKVFTVRGTSFEPAEVEGGSATSEEVAASAPAGMSEWLEASLTKSDRPELTSAKVVVSGGRGLKSGDNFKLLYDLADKMNAAVGASRAAVDAGYVPNDMQVGQTGKIVAPELYIAVGISGAIQHLAGMKDSKTIVAINKDPEAPIFQVADYGLVADLFKAVPEMTAALSK